The following coding sequences lie in one Candidatus Phytoplasma solani genomic window:
- the tmk gene encoding dTMP kinase, producing MKLIIFEGLDGSGKTSLIKSIKRELKKQGKEVIVIRGLGSSTIGESIRETFLTHNKLHNLTRYFLSFANMIQTQEELIKPHLKTPKIILVDRWLGSNFAYRVYPNQIDKKYYLFNNLTKFFIKPNLTVYLKIDPQIGLNRKVNQTNHTLDVIESSPLSYFYQVEKGFQEFLKRKNLGPQIVLKVMEAKNSNFNTNQIIKKIGEIPNGNNH from the coding sequence ATGAAATTAATTATATTCGAAGGACTTGACGGCAGTGGAAAAACAAGTCTAATAAAAAGCATCAAACGTGAATTAAAAAAACAAGGCAAAGAAGTGATTGTTATTCGCGGATTAGGAAGTTCAACAATTGGCGAATCTATACGTGAAACATTTTTAACACACAACAAATTACACAATTTAACTAGATATTTTTTAAGTTTTGCCAACATGATCCAAACCCAAGAAGAACTCATCAAACCCCACTTAAAAACCCCTAAAATCATTTTAGTTGATCGTTGGTTAGGCTCTAATTTTGCATATCGTGTATATCCTAATCAAATTGATAAAAAATATTATCTTTTTAACAATTTAACTAAATTTTTTATCAAACCAAATTTGACTGTTTATTTAAAAATCGACCCACAAATAGGGTTAAACCGCAAAGTAAATCAAACTAATCACACACTCGATGTCATTGAATCAAGCCCATTGTCATATTTTTATCAAGTAGAAAAAGGTTTTCAAGAATTTTTAAAACGAAAAAACCTAGGTCCTCAAATTGTTTTAAAAGTGATGGAAGCTAAAAATTCCAACTTCAACACAAACCAAATAATCAAAAAAATAGGAGAAATACCAAATGGCAATAATCACTAA
- a CDS encoding SVM family protein (Sequence-variable mosaic (SVM) proteins are highly divergent, but recognized by the shared signal peptide region that defines them.) has product MLIFRLKKQLHLLPIVLFSFLGIFLITNNPVMAMEKNKPLQTFYNIETNNVRINQNKPIKISYYVKDKNLSLEDMAKNINIINKIK; this is encoded by the coding sequence ATGTTAATTTTTAGATTAAAAAAACAATTACATTTATTACCAATAGTTTTATTTAGTTTTTTAGGAATATTTTTAATCACTAATAATCCAGTTATGGCAATGGAAAAAAACAAACCCCTTCAAACGTTTTATAACATTGAAACCAACAATGTTAGAATAAATCAAAATAAACCCATAAAAATTAGTTATTATGTTAAAGATAAAAATTTATCATTAGAAGATATGGCAAAAAACATAAATATAATAAATAAAATAAAATAA